One stretch of Candidatus Krumholzibacteriia bacterium DNA includes these proteins:
- a CDS encoding DUF512 domain-containing protein produces MADKALEIVSMKDPAEFGLAPDVLAVGDRILEVAGKPAEDQIDFHFHTSRGKTVSIRVQRKDGRVENIALPTATVAGLEIWFEAMDFRRCRCKCPFCFVDQMPAGRRETLYVKDEDFRLSFLYGNFTTMNDMTDAELAKIIEQRNSPQWVSVHVIEEGMRRFIFGRPMKRRITDTLRTLAAGGITVHTQAVIVPGKNDGDYLRETIETLEGIHPNIATLAVVPVGLTRHRAGLASIRSYRDEEMGAVLDLVEPFRERFLVSRGSRFVFASDEWYVGAAREVPAMEAYEGFPQLDNGVGSIRHFLSEIEADLDGCDLPEDAGMIRIATGSLGARVFERYVFPRLRAAGMRVVPELTNVDNAFFGEGVTCSGLLVGADIVRAVRAAGEPATTFIPPNCLNYEDVTIDEMSIDDMAREMGAPVVAPGDSFVQALCDHAASGSARK; encoded by the coding sequence ATGGCCGATAAGGCGCTGGAAATCGTCTCAATGAAAGACCCCGCGGAATTCGGGCTGGCGCCCGACGTGCTCGCGGTGGGCGACCGCATTCTCGAGGTGGCGGGCAAGCCGGCCGAGGATCAGATCGACTTTCACTTTCACACCTCGCGCGGCAAGACGGTGAGCATCCGCGTGCAGCGCAAGGACGGGCGGGTGGAGAACATTGCGCTGCCCACCGCCACCGTGGCCGGGCTGGAGATCTGGTTCGAGGCGATGGACTTCCGGCGCTGCCGCTGCAAGTGCCCGTTCTGTTTCGTCGACCAGATGCCCGCGGGCAGGCGCGAGACGCTGTACGTGAAGGACGAGGACTTCCGCCTGAGTTTCCTCTACGGCAACTTCACCACCATGAACGACATGACCGACGCCGAGCTGGCCAAGATCATCGAGCAGCGCAACTCGCCGCAGTGGGTGTCGGTGCACGTGATCGAAGAGGGCATGCGCCGCTTCATCTTCGGGCGGCCGATGAAGCGCCGCATCACCGACACGCTTCGCACCCTGGCCGCGGGTGGCATCACCGTGCACACCCAGGCGGTCATCGTGCCGGGAAAGAACGACGGTGACTACCTGCGCGAGACCATCGAAACGCTGGAGGGGATTCACCCCAACATCGCGACGCTGGCGGTGGTGCCGGTCGGGCTCACCCGGCACCGTGCGGGCCTGGCGAGCATCCGCTCCTACCGCGACGAGGAGATGGGCGCGGTCCTCGACCTGGTGGAGCCGTTCCGGGAGCGTTTCCTGGTGTCGCGCGGCAGCCGTTTCGTGTTTGCCAGCGACGAGTGGTACGTGGGCGCCGCGCGCGAGGTGCCCGCGATGGAGGCGTACGAGGGCTTCCCGCAACTGGACAACGGGGTGGGCTCCATCCGCCACTTCCTCTCCGAGATCGAGGCGGACCTGGACGGCTGCGATCTTCCGGAGGATGCGGGCATGATCCGCATCGCCACCGGTTCGCTGGGCGCGCGCGTCTTCGAGCGCTACGTATTCCCGAGGCTGCGCGCGGCGGGAATGCGCGTCGTGCCCGAACTGACGAACGTGGACAATGCGTTCTTCGGCGAGGGCGTCACCTGCTCGGGGCTGCTGGTGGGGGCGGACATCGTGCGCGCGGTGCGCGCGGCCGGCGAGCCCGCAACGACGTTCATCCCGCCCAACTGCCTCAACTACGAGGACGTCACCATCGACGAGATGTCCATCGACGATATGGCGCGCGAAATGGGCGCACCGGTGGTTGCACCGGGCGACTCCTTCGTGCAGGCGCTGTGCGACCACGCCGCCTCGGGGTCGGCCCGCAAATGA
- the plsY gene encoding glycerol-3-phosphate 1-O-acyltransferase PlsY → MMGVAAAGIGAYLTGGIPFSYIAGRLARGIDLREHGSGNLGASNTYRILGARMALVVLLLDVAKGLAPVLVASRFDTPGAAPLHALAATAGAILGHLFSPYLGFSGGKGIATSAGAFAGLAPLPFACALAVFALVFASRRIVSLASLSAAVTLPAAVYALGRLGVAPQHPAVLWVTVAVMLAVVVKHRGNIRRLAAGTEPALARRREGSS, encoded by the coding sequence ATGATGGGGGTGGCCGCGGCCGGGATCGGCGCCTATCTGACCGGCGGCATTCCGTTCAGCTATATCGCCGGACGCCTGGCGCGCGGCATCGATCTGCGCGAACACGGCAGCGGCAACCTGGGTGCCTCCAATACCTACCGCATCCTCGGCGCCCGCATGGCGCTGGTGGTGCTGTTGCTGGATGTAGCCAAGGGGCTGGCGCCGGTGCTGGTGGCGTCGCGTTTCGACACGCCCGGTGCCGCACCGCTTCACGCGCTGGCCGCCACCGCCGGGGCCATCCTGGGGCACCTGTTCTCGCCCTACCTGGGTTTCTCCGGCGGCAAGGGGATTGCCACCTCTGCGGGGGCGTTCGCCGGCCTGGCGCCGCTGCCGTTCGCGTGCGCCCTGGCCGTGTTTGCGCTGGTATTCGCCTCACGGCGCATCGTATCGCTCGCGAGCCTCTCCGCCGCGGTCACCCTGCCGGCCGCGGTCTACGCCCTGGGACGTCTGGGCGTTGCACCACAGCACCCCGCGGTGCTCTGGGTGACGGTTGCGGTGATGCTGGCCGTCGTGGTTAAGCACCGCGGAAACATCCGCCGCCTGGCGGCGGGAACCGAGCCGGCCCTGGCGCGGCGCAGGGAGGGAAGTTCGTGA
- a CDS encoding NAD(P)-dependent glycerol-3-phosphate dehydrogenase: MRAAVLGAGSWGTTLAIVLAENGHDVALFDRRQARADAMGVTRENATFLPGVAIPDAVRITHQLEESIDGAGLIVFVTPSHVARETARAVKATGRLCADAVVVTASKGFEEGSLARMSEVLAQELGVGPGRVVVLAGPSHAEEVSRHVPTSVVAAGSGVEACDLVQEAFVRPYLRVYTNPDVLGVELATGLKNPIAIAAGILDGLGCGDNTKAALVTRGLAEIARLGQAMGASADTFSGLAGVGDLVVTCLSRHSRNRRVGDAIGRGQSLEEALSGMVMVAEGVRTTRAAVEMGRRHGVELPIIEMVHAVLFEGHDPREAVQMLMMRPPRSEAPRGSTDSAKGGRA; this comes from the coding sequence GTGAGGGCGGCCGTGCTGGGCGCGGGGAGCTGGGGGACGACCCTGGCCATCGTCCTGGCCGAGAACGGCCACGATGTCGCCCTGTTCGACCGCCGGCAAGCGCGCGCCGACGCCATGGGTGTCACCCGCGAGAACGCCACCTTTCTGCCCGGGGTGGCGATTCCCGATGCGGTACGGATTACGCATCAGCTGGAAGAGAGCATTGACGGCGCCGGACTGATCGTCTTCGTCACCCCGTCGCACGTGGCGCGCGAGACGGCGCGCGCGGTGAAGGCAACGGGGAGGTTGTGCGCCGACGCGGTCGTGGTGACGGCGAGCAAGGGGTTCGAAGAGGGGTCGCTGGCGCGCATGAGCGAAGTGCTTGCGCAGGAACTGGGGGTGGGCCCGGGACGCGTGGTGGTGCTGGCCGGTCCCAGCCACGCGGAAGAGGTGAGCCGCCACGTTCCCACCTCCGTGGTTGCAGCCGGGAGCGGGGTCGAGGCGTGCGACCTGGTGCAGGAGGCGTTCGTGCGCCCCTACCTGCGCGTGTACACCAACCCGGACGTGCTCGGCGTCGAGCTTGCCACCGGGCTCAAGAATCCCATCGCCATCGCCGCGGGCATCCTGGACGGACTCGGTTGTGGCGACAACACCAAGGCGGCGCTCGTCACGCGTGGGCTCGCCGAGATCGCACGGCTGGGGCAGGCGATGGGGGCCTCCGCGGATACGTTTTCGGGCCTTGCGGGGGTGGGGGACCTCGTGGTTACCTGTTTGAGCCGTCACAGCCGCAACCGGCGCGTCGGGGACGCGATCGGCCGCGGTCAGTCGCTGGAGGAGGCTCTCTCCGGCATGGTCATGGTGGCGGAGGGCGTTCGCACCACCCGGGCGGCCGTCGAGATGGGCCGGCGCCACGGCGTCGAACTGCCCATCATCGAGATGGTCCACGCGGTGCTGTTCGAGGGCCACGATCCGCGCGAAGCCGTGCAGATGCTGATGATGCGCCCGCCGCGTTCGGAAGCGCCGCGCGGGTCCACGGACAGTGCGAAGGGAGGACGCGCATGA
- a CDS encoding MerR family transcriptional regulator produces MRYKTTTGKMYYTIGEVSEVTGVKAHVLRYWETEFPSLRPKKNSAGNRSYRPRDIKAILAIRDLLYKEKFTINGARKKLQENFGNPDPIIKQMQIPFSDPQARHVLLTVRKELEEIRALLDDVPDEVAGESA; encoded by the coding sequence ATGAGGTACAAGACGACCACCGGCAAGATGTACTACACCATCGGTGAAGTCAGTGAGGTCACCGGGGTGAAGGCCCACGTGCTGCGCTACTGGGAAACGGAGTTCCCCAGCCTGCGTCCCAAGAAGAACAGCGCCGGCAACCGCAGCTACCGCCCGCGCGATATCAAGGCCATCCTCGCCATCCGCGACCTTCTCTACAAGGAGAAGTTCACCATCAACGGCGCGCGCAAGAAGCTGCAGGAGAATTTCGGCAACCCGGATCCCATCATCAAGCAGATGCAGATCCCGTTCAGCGATCCGCAGGCGCGCCACGTCCTGCTCACCGTGCGCAAGGAACTCGAGGAGATCCGGGCCCTTCTGGACGACGTTCCGGACGAGGTGGCCGGCGAGAGCGCTTGA
- the der gene encoding ribosome biogenesis GTPase Der, which translates to MKRPPCVAIVGRPNVGKSTLFNRIARGRRAIVHATPGVTRDVQRGVAEWTGASFELIDTGGLFSGIDDPLVDRVEAIAIREMSEADVILFVVDAAAGLLPSDYDVAKRVRDTNLPVLLVANKAERDARRRDASDFHRLGFDAVYEVSALHGDGTGDLLDDVVKLLPRSAQREIHTDLRLAISGVPNVGKSSLVNAILGQETQIVDSRPGTTRDSIDASVTWRKRRVTLVDTAGIRRKAKTTEELDVLSTIKSIDAIDRCDVAVVMLDASREISNQDIKVASYAHRAARGVVVCFNKWDLVARKTLTSAEMEKEFRRRCGFLAYAPVLFISVQENQRVAKVLETAWRVKEERERRVSTAELNKFLAVLVQKNPPPFYGGGNGKIFYGTQVDVSPPTFTLFVNRATHFGRYYLRFLNNRLREKFGFEGSLIRIELTERRNARKDSLKVRPTRRARMKRKSKKVAP; encoded by the coding sequence ATGAAACGCCCGCCCTGTGTCGCCATCGTGGGGCGCCCCAACGTGGGCAAGTCCACGCTGTTCAACCGCATCGCCCGGGGGCGGCGCGCCATCGTGCACGCCACACCGGGTGTTACGCGCGACGTGCAGCGCGGCGTCGCGGAATGGACCGGCGCGTCCTTCGAGCTGATCGACACCGGGGGACTGTTCTCCGGCATCGACGATCCGCTGGTGGATCGCGTGGAGGCCATCGCCATCCGCGAGATGAGCGAGGCGGACGTGATTCTGTTCGTGGTCGACGCCGCCGCCGGCCTCCTTCCGTCCGACTACGACGTGGCCAAACGGGTGCGCGACACCAACCTGCCCGTGCTGCTGGTGGCCAACAAGGCGGAGCGCGACGCCCGGCGCCGCGACGCCTCCGACTTTCATCGCCTGGGCTTCGACGCGGTGTACGAGGTGAGTGCGCTGCACGGCGATGGCACCGGCGACCTGCTCGACGACGTGGTCAAGCTCCTGCCGCGCTCCGCGCAGCGTGAGATACACACCGATCTGCGCCTGGCCATCTCGGGCGTGCCCAACGTGGGCAAGTCGAGCCTGGTCAACGCCATCCTCGGCCAGGAGACGCAGATCGTCGATTCACGGCCCGGCACCACCCGCGACAGCATCGACGCGTCGGTCACGTGGCGCAAGCGGCGCGTGACGCTGGTGGATACGGCGGGTATCCGCCGCAAGGCGAAGACCACCGAGGAACTCGACGTGCTCAGCACCATCAAGAGTATCGATGCCATCGACCGCTGCGACGTGGCGGTGGTGATGCTGGACGCCTCGCGCGAGATCTCCAACCAGGATATCAAGGTGGCGAGCTACGCGCACCGCGCCGCGCGCGGGGTGGTGGTGTGCTTCAACAAGTGGGACCTGGTGGCGCGCAAAACGCTCACCTCGGCCGAGATGGAGAAGGAGTTCCGCCGCCGGTGCGGGTTTCTGGCTTATGCGCCGGTGCTGTTCATCTCGGTGCAGGAAAACCAACGCGTGGCGAAGGTGCTGGAGACGGCGTGGCGGGTCAAGGAGGAGCGCGAGCGGCGTGTTTCCACGGCGGAGTTGAACAAGTTCCTCGCCGTGCTGGTGCAGAAAAACCCGCCGCCTTTCTACGGCGGCGGCAACGGGAAGATCTTCTACGGGACGCAGGTCGACGTGTCGCCACCCACCTTTACGCTGTTTGTGAACCGCGCGACGCACTTCGGGCGCTACTACCTGCGCTTTCTCAACAATCGCCTGCGCGAGAAGTTCGGCTTCGAGGGCAGCCTGATCCGCATCGAACTCACCGAGCGGCGCAACGCCCGCAAGGACTCGCTCAAGGTGCGGCCCACGCGCCGTGCGCGCATGAAGCGCAAGAGCAAGAAGGTGGCACCATGA